One stretch of Corynebacterium auriscanis DNA includes these proteins:
- a CDS encoding Fic family protein gives MTEFVDPLEPLLQLDGVQEAVDKANDYVARVHRHRANLKGWDVTGSEAVLRGARASAQLDGGTPRLPEDGQVEDPVLAGSLRAAELLAPDGISDTQTTWRRAPLQVIAKINSVASPQMSDESFRRKVAGSAEFLVPGRPKKATDARLQLLGRLITGGTKVNSVVLSAIIHGELLTLEPFADANGVTARACSRLATISGGLDPRGLGVPEVWWNRHRDEYAAKAQGFASGEPSGVADWIVFHATGLCEGSLEAKSIADAK, from the coding sequence ATGACTGAATTTGTGGATCCCTTAGAACCGCTGCTGCAACTGGACGGAGTTCAGGAAGCAGTTGATAAGGCCAATGATTACGTGGCGCGCGTGCACCGTCACCGTGCGAATCTTAAAGGGTGGGATGTCACCGGTTCGGAAGCTGTTTTGCGCGGAGCTCGTGCTTCGGCACAGCTCGATGGCGGTACGCCACGACTGCCGGAGGACGGTCAGGTGGAGGACCCCGTGTTGGCTGGATCCCTGCGCGCTGCGGAGTTGCTGGCCCCGGACGGAATCAGCGATACGCAGACCACGTGGCGCCGTGCCCCATTGCAGGTGATTGCGAAGATCAACTCGGTGGCCAGCCCCCAAATGTCGGATGAATCGTTCCGTCGGAAAGTTGCGGGAAGCGCGGAATTTCTAGTGCCTGGCCGGCCCAAAAAGGCCACCGATGCGCGCTTGCAGCTGCTTGGCCGCCTGATTACGGGCGGGACCAAGGTCAACTCCGTTGTGTTGTCGGCCATCATTCACGGCGAGCTGTTGACTTTGGAACCCTTTGCCGACGCCAACGGGGTCACTGCCCGAGCGTGTTCCCGCTTGGCCACTATTTCTGGCGGATTGGACCCGCGTGGATTAGGTGTGCCCGAAGTGTGGTGGAATCGTCACCGGGATGAATACGCGGCCAAGGCTCAAGGTTTCGCTTCTGGCGAGCCCAGCGGGGTGGCTGATTGGATCGTGTTTCACGCAACGGGGCTCTGTGAGGGCAGCCTTGAGGCGAAATCTATCGCTGACGCGAAGTAA
- a CDS encoding WhiB family transcriptional regulator gives MTASLARPARTAAVDSKASASKPTCQPADQVTSRESFNNRGEWITLAHCRNVDPDELFVKGAEQRKAVAICRHCPVVLQCRADALDNRVEFGVWGGMTERQRRALLRKHPEVTSWADFFAGQLEAAKTVQ, from the coding sequence ATGACTGCATCTCTCGCTCGCCCAGCTCGCACCGCTGCTGTTGACAGCAAGGCGTCGGCAAGTAAGCCAACTTGCCAGCCCGCCGATCAGGTAACCAGCCGTGAGTCCTTTAACAACCGCGGCGAGTGGATCACCCTCGCGCACTGCCGGAATGTGGATCCGGATGAGCTTTTTGTTAAGGGAGCGGAGCAGCGCAAGGCGGTCGCGATCTGCCGGCACTGCCCAGTGGTTTTGCAGTGCCGTGCGGATGCCTTGGATAACCGAGTGGAATTCGGCGTGTGGGGCGGCATGACCGAGCGCCAGCGTCGTGCCCTGCTGCGTAAGCACCCAGAAGTCACCAGCTGGGCGGACTTCTTCGCAGGTCAGCTGGAAGCGGCGAAGACCGTACAATAA
- a CDS encoding TlpA family protein disulfide reductase — MNDNSSQHTLDSLANLAQPPAPEVSPRARALLIAVTVVVGLVVAAIPLIAGLQGSDKGHAPPLASEQITDAPTPPTKQANVQVHEPVTCPTGSGDFSPHSELAKIQLPCLTEGGELPAEKTGADVKASTSMAAAVAGKPTIVNVWAWWCGPCRTELPVMQELREKHPEYNVVGVHLDAKAQAGADMLRDLKVHNFPSFQDSSHTFDALGKLPKVVPLTVVYRGDGTRAKLIAKAFDNVDDLEKEVALALEGNPEEAR, encoded by the coding sequence ATGAATGATAATTCCTCGCAGCATACCTTAGATTCCCTCGCTAACCTGGCCCAGCCACCAGCCCCTGAGGTCTCGCCTCGCGCTCGGGCTCTGTTGATCGCGGTTACCGTTGTGGTTGGTCTGGTGGTCGCCGCGATCCCACTCATCGCGGGACTGCAGGGATCGGACAAAGGTCATGCGCCGCCGTTGGCGTCGGAACAAATAACCGACGCCCCCACGCCCCCAACCAAGCAAGCCAACGTCCAAGTCCACGAGCCTGTAACCTGCCCAACGGGCAGCGGGGATTTCTCCCCTCACTCGGAATTGGCCAAGATCCAGCTGCCGTGCCTGACGGAGGGCGGCGAGTTGCCTGCGGAAAAGACGGGTGCGGATGTGAAGGCCTCCACGTCGATGGCGGCGGCGGTGGCTGGCAAACCGACGATCGTCAATGTATGGGCGTGGTGGTGTGGGCCGTGTCGCACGGAACTGCCGGTGATGCAGGAGCTGCGGGAAAAACACCCTGAATACAATGTGGTGGGGGTGCACTTGGATGCGAAAGCACAGGCGGGTGCCGACATGCTGCGCGATTTGAAAGTGCACAATTTCCCTAGCTTCCAGGATTCTTCTCACACGTTTGATGCGCTGGGGAAACTGCCGAAAGTGGTGCCACTGACGGTGGTGTACCGCGGGGATGGAACGCGAGCCAAATTGATCGCGAAAGCCTTCGACAATGTTGATGATCTAGAGAAAGAGGTTGCACTCGCCCTAGAAGGTAATCCGGAGGAGGCCCGATGA
- a CDS encoding phage holin family protein: MSKNDSEGLYTDPNSFNPQVNAIPLSDVDTHPKGKAGIKDLVMDASSQFSSLVRSEVELAKTELTQSAKKAGIAAGLFGAAGVIAAYSSFFLFFFLAELLDTWLPRWAAFLIVFAFMLVLVGILAAIGIKQIKGVKKPEKTIESVNDMKELVPSRGANSARALNNEQGLYT; encoded by the coding sequence GTGAGCAAGAACGACAGCGAAGGCCTGTACACCGATCCCAACAGCTTCAATCCACAGGTCAACGCCATTCCGCTATCCGATGTGGACACCCACCCTAAAGGCAAGGCCGGCATCAAAGACTTGGTGATGGATGCGTCCTCCCAGTTCTCCAGCCTGGTTCGTTCTGAGGTCGAACTGGCCAAAACCGAGCTGACCCAATCTGCCAAAAAGGCCGGCATTGCCGCGGGCCTGTTCGGCGCCGCTGGCGTTATCGCCGCTTACAGTTCCTTCTTCCTGTTTTTCTTCTTGGCAGAGCTGCTGGACACCTGGCTACCACGGTGGGCTGCGTTCCTCATCGTCTTCGCCTTCATGTTGGTTCTGGTCGGCATCTTGGCCGCCATTGGCATCAAGCAGATCAAGGGCGTGAAGAAGCCGGAAAAGACCATCGAGTCCGTCAACGACATGAAGGAACTGGTCCCTTCCCGTGGTGCAAACTCCGCCCGCGCGTTGAACAACGAACAGGGACTGTACACCTAG
- a CDS encoding NUDIX hydrolase — protein MTQQRDLNEQARDLNEQVEESTTTQQQWLERNATQPPLPDDLPKWIEELAKTARSGDIHEALNDSARIVPEVGKDGSAPRYSAVLVLFSDADEIVAVGAGGAGSGGETDSAVRASEAGDAGYASENEGPNGPARSLPHNAALLLTHRAATMRNHSGQMAFPGGRREPQDRDAIATALREAWEETNLDPQSVTPLAVMQPVYIDRTNFAVVPVLAYWPAAHEIYPASPENDWVEMVALSHLTDPEHRFRVGFMQWSGPAFSIGNRLLWGFTAGIVDSIVRLAGWERPWAGEPVVDLFNALEQSSNGESLQTMKNQFRAAGPQGGAP, from the coding sequence ATGACTCAGCAGAGGGACCTGAATGAACAGGCTAGGGACCTGAATGAACAGGTTGAAGAGAGTACGACGACCCAGCAGCAGTGGCTGGAGCGCAATGCCACTCAGCCTCCTTTGCCCGATGATCTGCCGAAGTGGATCGAGGAGTTGGCGAAGACGGCGCGGTCGGGGGATATCCATGAGGCGCTGAACGATTCGGCGCGGATTGTGCCGGAGGTGGGGAAAGACGGTTCTGCGCCGAGATATTCGGCTGTGCTGGTGCTCTTTAGCGATGCCGACGAGATAGTGGCGGTGGGTGCGGGTGGTGCTGGCAGCGGGGGAGAGACCGACAGTGCAGTCAGGGCCAGCGAGGCCGGTGATGCCGGTTACGCAAGTGAGAATGAAGGGCCCAACGGGCCTGCGCGCTCGCTACCCCACAATGCTGCCTTGCTGCTGACCCACCGCGCGGCCACGATGCGTAACCACTCTGGTCAAATGGCGTTTCCGGGTGGTCGGCGGGAACCTCAGGATCGTGATGCCATCGCCACGGCCTTGCGGGAGGCCTGGGAGGAAACCAACTTGGATCCGCAATCGGTCACGCCGTTGGCAGTCATGCAACCGGTGTACATCGATCGCACTAACTTCGCGGTGGTGCCCGTGCTGGCCTACTGGCCCGCCGCCCATGAAATCTACCCGGCAAGCCCGGAAAACGATTGGGTGGAGATGGTTGCCCTATCTCACCTCACCGATCCAGAACACCGCTTCCGCGTGGGGTTCATGCAGTGGTCCGGGCCTGCATTTTCCATCGGCAACAGGTTGCTGTGGGGATTCACGGCAGGAATTGTCGATAGCATCGTGCGACTTGCTGGGTGGGAGCGGCCCTGGGCCGGTGAACCCGTGGTAGACCTATTCAACGCGTTGGAGCAATCGTCCAACGGCGAGTCCTTGCAAACCATGAAGAACCAATTCCGGGCCGCTGGTCCACAGGGAGGAGCACCATGA
- a CDS encoding RidA family protein — translation MAFTDKLKELAIELPSVAAPVAAYVPAVHAGGFVYTSGQLPFLDGKLPVTGLVGGEVDEEAAYEQARVATLNALAAIHDLVGIDSVTKVVKVNGFVASAKGFNGQPAVLNGASELLGEIFGPEVGAHARAAVGVAELPLGAPVEVEIIVQVATK, via the coding sequence ATGGCGTTCACGGACAAGCTTAAAGAATTAGCAATTGAGCTGCCCTCCGTGGCAGCTCCCGTCGCCGCTTACGTGCCGGCGGTACACGCTGGTGGGTTCGTTTACACCTCTGGCCAGCTTCCCTTCCTTGACGGAAAACTGCCGGTCACTGGTCTTGTAGGGGGCGAAGTGGATGAGGAAGCCGCGTACGAACAGGCTCGCGTGGCTACCCTCAACGCTCTCGCTGCGATTCACGACCTGGTGGGAATCGATAGCGTCACCAAAGTCGTGAAAGTCAACGGCTTCGTCGCCTCAGCTAAAGGATTTAATGGTCAACCAGCAGTGCTCAATGGGGCCAGTGAGCTACTAGGAGAGATTTTCGGACCAGAGGTGGGAGCCCACGCCCGCGCAGCAGTCGGGGTTGCCGAACTGCCCCTCGGTGCCCCCGTTGAAGTAGAAATCATTGTTCAGGTAGCCACCAAGTAG
- a CDS encoding DUF4177 domain-containing protein yields the protein MTKWEYATVPLLTHATKQILDNWGQDGWELVSVLPGPTGEQHVAYLKRELG from the coding sequence ATGACTAAATGGGAATACGCAACCGTGCCTTTGCTCACACATGCCACCAAGCAGATCTTGGATAACTGGGGACAGGACGGCTGGGAGCTGGTCTCTGTGCTCCCCGGCCCCACGGGCGAGCAGCATGTCGCTTACCTCAAGCGCGAGTTGGGATAG
- a CDS encoding MarP family serine protease, with protein sequence MTSGSSGSMIIDGVLIAVIIAAVASGWRQGGLSAFLGFVGVLLGGVLGVQLLPYVLEQSNQRIGDNSGTRLIVAIVTMTILIVAGYLIGSGTGASLRDKIRTRTGITVDSAVGAVVQVVTYLLVIWLILVPIASANKSNFGQELRNSRILSAVGTVVPEWMENLPSRTATMLNNSGLPLIAGPLDKLPASEVEAPDNALQRAPAVRQSRDAIIRVVGEANQCSRLLQGSGFVIQPDTILTNAHVVAGTNQVELDTTKGPARADVVYYNPEIDIAVLHSENLGIEPLTWADKPAESGDSAIVLGHPKGGPFVATPARIRERFTVSGPNIYATNRVEREAYSLRGTVVEGNSGGPLIDAQGRVLGLIFGADINDEETGYALTKDEVLKHTREALQAEVPVPTGKCVLK encoded by the coding sequence ATGACCTCAGGATCTTCCGGATCGATGATCATCGACGGTGTACTCATTGCTGTCATCATCGCCGCGGTAGCTTCTGGGTGGAGGCAAGGCGGGCTCTCCGCGTTTCTAGGGTTCGTAGGCGTGCTGCTTGGCGGTGTACTGGGCGTGCAACTCTTGCCTTACGTCCTTGAACAATCCAATCAACGCATTGGCGATAACAGCGGAACACGCCTCATCGTAGCCATTGTTACGATGACGATCCTCATTGTGGCGGGTTACCTTATAGGCTCAGGAACGGGCGCATCTTTACGCGATAAGATTCGCACACGCACCGGCATCACCGTCGATTCGGCCGTGGGTGCTGTGGTCCAGGTCGTGACATATCTGCTGGTCATCTGGTTAATTTTGGTGCCGATTGCCTCGGCCAACAAATCGAACTTCGGTCAGGAATTGCGGAATTCCCGGATCCTCAGCGCAGTGGGAACCGTGGTGCCCGAATGGATGGAAAACTTGCCGTCGCGGACGGCTACCATGCTGAATAACTCGGGCCTGCCGCTGATCGCCGGGCCTTTGGATAAACTTCCGGCGAGCGAGGTGGAAGCACCGGATAATGCCTTGCAGCGAGCTCCGGCTGTACGACAGTCCCGCGATGCCATCATCCGGGTGGTGGGCGAGGCCAACCAATGCTCCCGGTTGCTGCAGGGCAGTGGATTTGTGATTCAGCCCGATACCATTTTGACGAATGCCCACGTTGTGGCGGGAACCAACCAAGTGGAATTGGATACCACCAAGGGGCCTGCACGGGCGGACGTGGTGTACTACAACCCCGAGATCGACATTGCGGTCCTGCATTCCGAAAACCTCGGCATAGAGCCCTTAACGTGGGCAGATAAGCCGGCAGAATCCGGCGATAGCGCGATCGTGTTGGGGCACCCCAAGGGCGGACCATTTGTGGCAACACCCGCGCGTATACGCGAACGCTTTACCGTCAGCGGCCCCAACATCTATGCCACCAACCGTGTGGAACGCGAGGCTTACTCGTTGCGGGGCACAGTTGTGGAAGGTAATTCTGGCGGACCTTTGATCGACGCCCAGGGCCGAGTGCTCGGATTGATCTTCGGCGCAGATATCAATGATGAAGAAACGGGTTATGCCCTCACCAAGGACGAAGTGCTGAAGCACACGCGAGAAGCACTGCAGGCAGAGGTGCCGGTGCCCACTGGGAAGTGTGTGTTGAAATAG
- a CDS encoding alpha/beta hydrolase, translating into MQNQDFSSATSPGGPIAPEGTYVHSRGIRLYAEQQGPRHAPLVVFIHGFGGGCFDWHPVFHQLADTNLRLASVDLRGYGKSDKTPRGYDLTTAASDIAGVVRRLGYESATIVGHGYGGLVGWTLAAHEPERVNSLITISSAHPVVLSRSVALRPSSQWRRVRRVLFSQLPRLPEKRFLDNDAAQAELYFREGTAPGFRDTPRYHEHVTQRRQAMQVDKVAHLANEHVRWLFRSRFRPEGAQFDRTFPTRVATNVLAIEGSMDPGYVPAVTRRSLGRAQSGRAQLLYGLGHFAHVEDPEAVAALIEDHVTGEQK; encoded by the coding sequence ATGCAGAACCAAGACTTCTCCTCAGCCACCTCCCCCGGTGGCCCCATTGCCCCGGAAGGCACCTACGTGCACTCGCGGGGCATTCGCTTGTATGCGGAACAGCAGGGCCCGAGGCACGCGCCACTAGTGGTGTTCATCCACGGTTTCGGTGGAGGTTGCTTCGATTGGCACCCTGTTTTCCACCAGCTTGCCGATACGAATTTGCGGTTGGCGTCGGTTGACCTGCGTGGATACGGCAAGTCCGATAAAACTCCGCGCGGGTACGACCTCACCACTGCCGCCAGCGACATCGCAGGTGTGGTGCGTCGACTGGGGTACGAAAGTGCCACCATCGTGGGCCACGGATACGGCGGCTTAGTGGGATGGACGCTCGCAGCCCATGAACCGGAGCGTGTGAACTCCCTCATCACTATCTCCTCGGCTCACCCGGTGGTCCTCTCACGCTCAGTCGCCCTACGCCCGAGTAGCCAATGGCGCCGGGTGCGCCGCGTCCTTTTTTCCCAGCTCCCTCGCTTGCCGGAAAAGCGTTTTTTGGATAACGACGCCGCGCAGGCCGAGCTCTACTTCCGCGAAGGTACGGCCCCAGGTTTTCGGGATACTCCGCGTTATCACGAACACGTCACGCAACGGCGCCAAGCGATGCAGGTCGACAAGGTTGCCCACTTGGCCAATGAACACGTGCGTTGGCTGTTTCGTTCCCGTTTCCGCCCCGAAGGCGCACAGTTCGACCGCACGTTCCCAACCCGAGTGGCCACCAATGTGCTGGCCATCGAGGGGAGTATGGATCCGGGTTACGTTCCCGCCGTCACCCGGCGTTCCCTAGGGCGCGCGCAATCGGGCAGAGCGCAGCTGCTGTACGGCCTGGGGCATTTCGCACATGTCGAAGATCCGGAGGCCGTAGCCGCGCTCATCGAGGACCACGTCACCGGAGAACAGAAATAG
- the nth gene encoding endonuclease III, with protein sequence MPDSQSPSTKRPSLPRPGSHRAFKGEETPLGTTRRARKINRMLAEAYPDAHAELDFSNPLELLIATVLSAQCTDVRVNIVTPGLFGRYPDAQAYAEADREELEQIIRPTGFYHSKANSILGLARAIVDKHDGQVPNNLKDLVALPGVGRKTANVVLGNAFDIPGITVDTHLGRLARRWRLTDSEDPVQVERDLMDLIERKEWTEFSHRAIFHGRRVCHSRKPACGACLLARQCPSFGQAGPINPEEAAQLIKSNDRERLLKLAGFS encoded by the coding sequence ATGCCGGATTCCCAGTCGCCGTCGACAAAACGACCTTCACTACCCCGTCCCGGAAGCCATCGGGCTTTCAAGGGCGAGGAAACTCCGCTTGGCACCACCAGACGCGCACGCAAAATAAACCGGATGTTGGCCGAAGCCTATCCGGACGCGCACGCCGAGTTGGACTTCAGTAATCCATTGGAATTACTGATAGCCACTGTGCTCTCAGCCCAGTGTACCGACGTCCGTGTGAATATTGTCACACCGGGGTTATTTGGGCGCTATCCCGATGCTCAAGCGTACGCCGAGGCAGATCGGGAGGAGCTGGAGCAGATCATCCGCCCCACGGGGTTCTACCATTCCAAAGCAAACAGCATTCTGGGCTTAGCTCGGGCCATTGTAGATAAACACGACGGGCAGGTTCCGAATAACCTCAAGGACCTGGTGGCCCTACCGGGAGTAGGGCGAAAAACTGCCAACGTGGTGCTGGGTAACGCTTTCGACATTCCGGGAATCACGGTCGATACACACCTTGGGCGCTTGGCGCGACGGTGGCGGCTCACTGACTCTGAGGATCCCGTGCAGGTAGAGCGCGACCTCATGGACCTCATAGAGCGGAAAGAATGGACCGAGTTCTCCCACCGGGCAATTTTCCACGGCCGCCGTGTTTGTCATTCTCGAAAGCCCGCGTGCGGTGCCTGCTTACTCGCCCGCCAATGCCCGAGCTTCGGGCAGGCAGGTCCGATTAACCCAGAGGAAGCGGCGCAGCTCATTAAATCCAACGACCGTGAACGATTGCTAAAATTAGCAGGATTCTCATGA
- the glxR gene encoding CRP-like cAMP-activated global transcriptional regulator GlxR, producing the protein MSEVSEILSRAGIFQGVDPTAVRALIEELDTTKFPRGTTIFDEGEPGDRLYIIISGKVKLARHAADGRENLLTVMGPSDMFGELSIFDPGPRTSSAVCVTEVVAATMDSSMLHDWIKQHPEISEQLLRVLARRLRRTNNSLADLIFTDVPGRVAKALLQLANRFGIQEGPALRVHHDLTQEEIAQLVGASRETVNKALAEFAHRGWIRLEGKSVLISDTERLAKRAR; encoded by the coding sequence ATGTCCGAAGTATCGGAGATTCTGTCTCGTGCAGGCATTTTCCAGGGTGTTGACCCCACTGCTGTTCGTGCGCTCATTGAAGAGCTGGATACGACGAAGTTCCCTCGCGGCACCACGATTTTCGATGAGGGCGAGCCCGGCGACCGGTTGTACATCATCATTAGTGGCAAGGTGAAGCTGGCTCGTCACGCTGCGGACGGTCGCGAGAACCTGCTGACCGTGATGGGCCCTTCCGATATGTTCGGTGAACTGTCCATTTTCGATCCTGGCCCACGTACCTCGTCGGCTGTCTGCGTGACCGAAGTAGTCGCGGCCACCATGGATTCCTCCATGCTGCACGATTGGATCAAGCAACACCCCGAAATCTCGGAGCAGCTGTTGCGCGTGCTGGCCCGTCGTCTGCGTCGCACTAATAACTCGTTGGCTGACCTGATCTTTACTGATGTGCCAGGGCGGGTGGCGAAGGCGCTTTTGCAGCTCGCGAACCGTTTTGGCATTCAGGAAGGCCCCGCTCTGCGCGTGCACCATGACCTTACGCAGGAAGAGATCGCCCAGCTGGTGGGTGCTTCGCGCGAGACCGTCAACAAGGCCCTCGCAGAATTCGCCCACCGCGGATGGATCCGCCTGGAGGGCAAGTCCGTGTTGATTTCGGATACGGAGCGGTTGGCCAAGCGTGCTCGCTAA
- a CDS encoding MBL fold metallo-hydrolase, whose amino-acid sequence MEHPAYSQLRPVTPNVGVVLAPNPSYAALEGTNSWVIRGPEDRVSVVVDPGPQDEGHLNVLNTKATQDDGEIALVLLTHRHADHANGAQRFRQISGAPVRAFEKQYCIAADELEDGEIISFEGLTPTIEVVHTPGHTRDCVSFFIHSNGGDDDSDVEAILTGDTIAGRHTTMISETDGDLGEYLETLGKIKERGKDIPLLPGHGPDQPDVASIAERYIERRELRLQQVKEALQELGEDANVGEIVDYIYTDVDPVLRNAAAQSTRVTLRFLKGE is encoded by the coding sequence ATGGAGCACCCCGCGTACAGCCAACTACGTCCAGTCACTCCAAACGTCGGCGTCGTCCTAGCACCTAACCCCAGCTACGCCGCCCTGGAGGGAACTAATTCCTGGGTCATCCGTGGTCCTGAGGATAGGGTCTCGGTCGTTGTGGACCCAGGACCGCAAGATGAAGGGCACCTTAATGTCCTCAACACCAAGGCCACTCAGGATGATGGCGAAATTGCCTTGGTGTTGCTCACCCACCGCCACGCTGATCACGCCAATGGTGCTCAGCGGTTCCGCCAAATTTCCGGTGCGCCCGTACGCGCCTTCGAAAAGCAGTACTGTATCGCAGCCGATGAACTGGAAGATGGCGAAATCATCTCCTTCGAAGGATTGACACCAACCATTGAAGTCGTGCACACCCCGGGCCACACCCGCGACTGCGTGAGCTTCTTCATTCACTCCAACGGTGGCGACGACGATTCCGACGTGGAAGCTATCTTGACTGGTGATACCATTGCCGGTCGCCACACCACCATGATCTCGGAGACCGATGGTGACCTCGGAGAATACCTGGAGACCCTGGGAAAGATTAAGGAACGCGGCAAGGACATTCCGCTCCTGCCGGGACACGGTCCTGACCAGCCTGATGTGGCTTCCATCGCTGAGCGTTACATTGAACGCCGTGAGCTGCGACTGCAGCAGGTAAAAGAAGCCCTGCAGGAGCTCGGTGAGGATGCGAACGTGGGTGAGATCGTCGATTACATCTACACCGACGTCGATCCAGTGCTGCGCAACGCGGCAGCACAGTCCACGCGCGTCACATTGCGCTTCCTCAAGGGAGAGTAA